Proteins encoded by one window of Flavobacterium sp. N502540:
- a CDS encoding glycoside hydrolase family 105 protein, translating to MKNKNTKGYFTAMTLVCLMVFASCKVTSQEPSNKEIVIEKDLKWSDKMALTLMKRYPESYRIDDSKTAKWDYVHGLVLHAIEELNKKNPDPRYAAYVKSYADVLVQNDGTIKTYELDKYNIDLIVPGRLLFDIYAATKEEKYLKALQLLRKQLTEQPRTASGGFWHKQIYPNQMWLDGLYMGEPFYAQYTVTFEGGKSLDDVAKQFELIQLHATDPKTGLLYHGWDESKQMPWANKDNGTSPNFWSRALGWYAMALVDVLNYFPKNHPKQKELVKYLNTVSVALAKYQDKSGLWYQVTDKGGAEGNYLEASGSSMFAYAFAKGANKGYLPAKYKSLANKAFDGLTRQLIRVDADGGITLTQACKVAGLGGNPYRDGSYTYYVNEKKKDNDPKATGPFILAAVELNR from the coding sequence ATGAAAAATAAGAATACAAAAGGTTATTTTACAGCAATGACATTGGTCTGTCTGATGGTCTTTGCAAGCTGTAAAGTGACTTCACAGGAACCGTCAAACAAAGAGATTGTTATCGAAAAAGATTTAAAATGGTCTGATAAAATGGCTTTGACTTTAATGAAACGTTATCCCGAAAGTTATAGGATCGATGATTCAAAAACAGCAAAATGGGATTATGTTCATGGATTGGTTTTACATGCTATTGAAGAACTGAACAAAAAAAATCCGGATCCCAGATACGCAGCCTATGTAAAAAGCTATGCAGATGTTCTTGTTCAAAACGACGGAACGATTAAAACCTATGAACTGGACAAGTACAATATTGACTTAATTGTACCGGGACGCTTGTTGTTTGATATTTATGCTGCTACCAAAGAAGAAAAGTATTTAAAAGCACTTCAGCTACTACGCAAGCAGTTGACAGAGCAGCCAAGAACTGCCAGTGGTGGATTTTGGCACAAACAAATTTATCCGAATCAAATGTGGTTGGACGGTTTGTACATGGGTGAACCATTTTACGCACAATATACCGTTACCTTTGAAGGAGGAAAAAGTCTTGATGATGTTGCGAAACAGTTTGAGTTAATTCAATTGCATGCAACAGACCCAAAAACAGGTTTGTTGTATCACGGTTGGGATGAGAGCAAACAAATGCCTTGGGCAAATAAGGATAACGGAACCTCTCCGAACTTTTGGTCAAGAGCTTTAGGTTGGTATGCGATGGCATTGGTTGATGTCTTGAATTATTTCCCTAAAAACCATCCGAAACAAAAAGAATTGGTAAAATATTTGAATACGGTTTCGGTTGCTTTAGCTAAATATCAGGACAAATCCGGTTTGTGGTATCAGGTTACAGACAAAGGCGGGGCAGAAGGAAACTATCTTGAAGCTTCGGGATCGTCAATGTTTGCTTATGCTTTTGCAAAAGGAGCGAATAAAGGATATCTGCCTGCAAAATATAAAAGTTTGGCCAATAAAGCTTTTGACGGTTTAACCAGACAATTGATCAGGGTAGATGCTGATGGCGGAATTACACTTACACAGGCCTGTAAGGTGGCAGGTTTGGGAGGGAACCCATATCGCGATGGATCGTATACGTATTATGTAAACGAAAAGAAAAAAGACAACGACCCTAAAGCAACCGGACCATTTATTCTAGCAGCTGTTGAATTAAACAGATAA
- a CDS encoding glycoside hydrolase family 105 protein, with protein MLKPTFIKINLIVLLLIFSTKTVAQATENNVLPDNLKWSQRTALTIIDKYPKAWQIDGTEKPKWDYKMGFVLFAVEKLYQKTNDKKYFEYIKEYADELIDANGKIAKYDKNEYNIDCANPGKLLFILYDETKDKRYLEVLQELRDQLDHQPRAASGGFWHKQIYPNQMWIDGLYMAEPFYTQYTVKFENGKALNDIAKQFELAHDHLTDKNTGLVYQAWDESKEIAWANPQTGTSPTIWGRGIGWYMMALVETLEYYPKTHPKYKVLKEYLNQIAKTAVQHKSASGLWYQIADKPEMNGNFLEASSSSMIVYALAKGANKGYLNSVYKKTAQKSFESYVKEFVITDDQGHIVISKISSNVGLGGKPFRDGSNEYYIKSKAKDNSSPALAAFLLSALELDK; from the coding sequence ATGCTTAAACCGACTTTTATAAAAATCAATTTGATTGTTTTACTGTTGATTTTCAGTACTAAAACAGTGGCGCAAGCGACTGAAAATAACGTCTTGCCAGACAATTTAAAGTGGTCACAGAGAACAGCACTTACAATTATAGATAAATATCCAAAAGCCTGGCAGATTGACGGAACTGAAAAGCCTAAATGGGATTATAAAATGGGATTTGTTTTGTTTGCTGTTGAAAAATTATATCAGAAAACAAATGATAAAAAATATTTCGAATATATTAAAGAATATGCAGATGAACTGATTGATGCCAATGGAAAGATCGCTAAATATGATAAGAACGAGTACAATATTGATTGTGCCAACCCGGGCAAACTGTTGTTCATACTTTATGACGAAACTAAGGACAAACGGTATTTAGAAGTACTACAGGAGCTCCGGGATCAGTTAGACCATCAGCCCAGAGCCGCAAGTGGAGGATTCTGGCACAAGCAAATTTATCCCAATCAAATGTGGATTGATGGCTTGTATATGGCCGAGCCTTTTTACACTCAATACACGGTGAAATTTGAAAATGGTAAAGCTTTGAACGATATTGCCAAACAATTTGAATTGGCGCACGATCATTTGACAGATAAAAATACAGGCTTGGTTTATCAGGCTTGGGATGAGAGTAAGGAAATAGCTTGGGCAAATCCGCAAACGGGGACTTCGCCAACAATTTGGGGACGTGGTATAGGCTGGTACATGATGGCTTTGGTCGAAACATTGGAGTATTATCCAAAAACACACCCCAAGTACAAAGTGCTGAAGGAATACCTGAATCAAATCGCCAAAACTGCCGTACAGCATAAAAGCGCATCAGGTTTATGGTATCAGATTGCTGATAAGCCTGAAATGAATGGGAATTTTTTAGAAGCATCATCGTCATCTATGATTGTTTATGCTTTGGCTAAAGGAGCAAATAAAGGATATTTGAATTCAGTCTATAAAAAGACAGCGCAAAAGTCATTTGAATCCTACGTAAAAGAATTTGTGATTACTGACGATCAGGGCCATATTGTGATTTCAAAGATATCTTCGAATGTAGGTTTAGGAGGAAAACCATTTCGGGACGGATCAAATGAATATTATATCAAAAGTAAGGCAAAGGACAATAGTTCACCGGCTCTTGCTGCATTTTTGCTGAGCGCATTAGAATTAGATAAATAG